A genomic region of Miscanthus floridulus cultivar M001 chromosome 3, ASM1932011v1, whole genome shotgun sequence contains the following coding sequences:
- the LOC136541358 gene encoding receptor-like protein kinase HSL1, producing MAPPRRVYPRDRAYFFLLLALLLFCPVRRRAAAQSQPADEAQLLLQIKSAWGNPPVLARWRNASSPGAPCTWTFVGCNTAGLVTNLTLCSAGVAGPFPDAVGGFSALTYLDVSNNSISGAFPTALYRCASLRYLDLSENNFTSELPADIGRLGENLTTLLLYGNGFNGTIPATLGALTRLRTLWLAENPFLAGELPVSFKNLTNLVSLWAEQCNLVGDFPSHVLEMKQLEVLSLSNNMLKGSIPAAVWRLSKLQELYLYSNNFSGDVVIDYFAAVSLTFIDLSENYKLTGAIPEVFGTLKNLTELYLFRNNFSGKIPTSIGQLPSLSVFRLANNRFTGTLPPDLGKNSVLTLVEADDNELTGTIPEGLCARGQLRYLTAMGNQLNGSIPAALASCTTLRILYLDNNNLSGDVPEALWTAPQLRYLSLKSNLLTGSLPATFSSNLRRLLIGNNQFSGSLCS from the coding sequence ATGGCACCACCGCGCCGCGTGTACCCGCGCGACCGCGCCTACTTCTTCCTGCTGCTCGCGCTGCTTCTCTTCTGCCCTGTGCGCCGACGAGCGGCTGCGCAGTCCCAGCCGGCGGACGAGGCGCAGCTGCTGCTCCAGATCAAGAGCGCGTGGGGCAACCCGCCAGTGCTCGCGCGATGGAGGAACGCCTCATCCCCGGGCGCGCCATGCACCTGGACATTCGTTGGGTGCAACACGGCCGGGCTCGTCACCAACCTCACGCTCTGTAGCGCCGGCGTGGCGGGGCCCTTCCCGGACGCCGTCGGCGGCTTCTCGGCCCTGACCTACCTCGACGTCTCCAACAACAGCATCTCGGGCGCATTCCCGACCGCGCTCTACCGCTGCGCTTCGCTCCGGTACCTCGACCTGTCCGAGAACAACTTCACTAGTGAGCTGCCTGCGGACATCGGCCGCCTAGGGGAGAACCTGACCACGCTGCTCCTATACGGGAACGGATTCAACGGCACCATCCCGGCGACTCTCGGCGCGCTGACAAGGCTTCGGACCCTGTGGCTGGCCGAGAACCCGTTCCTTGCGGGCGAGCTGCCGGTGTCGTTCAAGAACCTCACCAACCTTGTCAGCCTCTGGGCAGAGCAGTGCAACCTCGTCGGCGACTTCCCGAGCCATGTGCTTGAGATGAAGCAGCTGGAGGTACTGAGCCTATCCAATAACATGTTGAAGGGAAGCATACCTGCGGCAGTTTGGAGGCTCAGCAAGTTGCAAGAGTTGTATCTGTACAGCAACAACTTCAGCGGTGATGTGGTGATTGATTACTTCGCCGCGGTGAGCTTAACGTTTATCGACCTTTCAGAGAATTATAAGCTTACTGGGGCTATCCCAGAAGTCTTCGGGACCTTGAAGAATCTCACTGAGCTGTATCTCTTCAGAAACAACTTTTCTGGCAAGATACCAACGAGCATCGGCCAGTTACCGTCACTGTCAGTATTCAGGCTTGCAAATAACAGGTTTACTGGCACGCTCCCGCCAGACCTTGGAAAGAATTCGGTCTTGACCCTTGTTGAGGCTGATGACAACGAGCTCACTGGTACCATCCCGGAAGGTCTGTGCGCCAGAGGCCAGCTCCGTTACCTCACTGCCATGGGCAACCAGTTGAATGGTTCTATCCCGGCAGCCCTCGCAAGCTGCACAACTCTGCGAATCCTGTATCTAGATAATAACAATCTCTCTGGAGATGTGCCAGAAGCTCTGTGGACTGCACCGCAGCTTCGTTACTTGTCACTGAAGAGTAACCTTCTCACCGGGAGTCTTCCAGCCACGTTCTCTAGCAACCTTAGGAGATTGCTCATAGGCAACAACCAATTCAGTGGCAGCTTATGCTCGTGA